The genomic stretch TTGTGGCCAAACGGGTTCGCACCGAGACCGGCATAGCCAGTCATGCTGTCTCCATCAGTTATGCGGCTGTAGAGCTGGCCCGAAAGATCTTTGGCGACCTGTCGGGCAAGACTTCTCTGCTCATTGGTGCTGGAGAGATGGCCGAGCTGGCTGCCCAGCACCTCCTCACCCAGGGAGTCTCAAATATTACCGTGGCCAACCGGACTTTCGAGCGAGCGGTTGAGTTGGCCCAGCGTTTCCAGGGGCAGCCGGCCCGGCTAGAGGAAGTTCCCGATTGGCTCCTTAAGGTAGATATTGTCATCAGCTCCACCGGGGCCCCGGGTTATATAATCACTTACGATCAGGTAAAGGGAATAATGCGCCCCCGACGAATGCGGCCGCTCTTTTTCATCGATATAGCTGTCCCCCGGGATATCGAGCCCGAGGTTAACCGAATAGACAACGTCTATGTCTATGACATAGACGACCTTAAAACCGTGGTCGAAGAAAATCGCAGTCAGCGAGAAAAAGAAGCCTTAAGGGCGGAAAGAATCATTGAGGAAGAGATCCTCAAATTTTATGCCTGGCTTGAAGGCCTGGATGTGGTCCCGACTATAAAATCCATCCGGGCCAAAGCTGAGGAAATTAGAAAGCGGGAGCTGGCCAAGACTTTGGCCCACATAGGGGATCAGCTTTCTCCGGAGCAGGTCAAGGCCATTGAAGTTCTCACCTGCTCCATTGTCAACAAAATCCTCCATGATCCTATTATCTTTCTTAAAAACCGCTACCACCAAGACGGTAGCCTGGTGGTAGATATGGCCCGAAAGCTTTTCAACCTAAATGGCGACCAACCCCTCAAACCTCTCCCCCCTCTGGTTCGCCTCAAAGGCCAGGATGAAGAGGAGATCGATCGTCCGGGTTAACTAAAACGGTATATCTTCTTCGGGGGCTGAGAGATCCACAGAAGGTTCGGCCTGGACTTCTGGGGTTGAGCCCCGGGAGTCCAGCATCTGCATGGCTGTGGCTACAATCTCGGTGGTGTACCTTTTGACTCCCTCGCGGTCTTCCCAGGATCTGGTCTGGAGTCTCCCTTCAATATAGACCTGCCGACCCTTGGAGAGATATTCTCCACAAATCTCGGCCAGCTTGCCAAAGGCTACGATTCGGTGCCACTCGGTGCGCTCCTCACGCTGGCCGTTTTTCCCCGTCCAGGTTTCATTGGTGGCCAAGCGGAAGGTAGCCACTGGCGTACCATCGGCCGTGTATCTGATCTCCGGATCTGCCCCTAGATGGCCGATGAGAATGACCTTGTTTACACTACCTCTACCCATGGGGTGGGCCTCCTTTAGCCGAAGGATGAACCAACGTTACCACAGGGGAGCCGGCCTGCAAGATCATTGACCAGAAGGGCTAGAGATACCTAACTTTTGGATGAAAAACTTGGAGGAAGGGGGTGATTATGGTGCCGGTTGTCGTTCAACCCCAGGAGATAAAGGATTTTGATGTCGATGAGCTGGCTATTAGGGTCTTCCTTAAGGCCCTTGAGTTGTTAGGGGGGCCTCGTAAGCTCATTCTCTATCGCAACCTTACTTGGCTGACTAGCCTGATGGAGGCCGCCTATGCCGTGGTTTTGGCTGAGGAGGCCCTTAAGACAGAAGACGATATTGCTGAATTTCTCGGGCTCACCCGTCAAACGGTACGTAACATTCTTCGGGCTGACCCAGAGCTGGTGATGAAAAAGCTCTCCGGAGAGCTGGAGGAACGAGGTCTTAAGGCCCATACTGCGGGAGGATTGGCCAAACTGGCCTATGAGGAGATAAAGAAGGGGAATGAGGCCCTGGTTTTCTTCTCTCAGGTGATTCGGGAGGGCGGCAAGATTCTGGGGATTGGTTGGCCGGCAGAGGTGCTGGCCCGAATAAAGGGGCTTGACTTCCCCCTCCCCAGTGCCCTTGTCTCTGAGCGACTAAGGGGTTTGATAGTTAAAGAAAGAGACCTTGGGGAGTTGGTGGCTGCCCTGGGGCCAGAGATCAGGAACCCTCGTGAACTCCTTCATCTCCTGGCCGAAAAGTTAAGGGAGGAGACCTGATTCAGGCCCGATGAAGAGAGAGCTTGTAAAGTGATGTTTATTCTTTATGTGACTTCGGGGGGGCGAGATCTAGCCGAGAGACTGGCCTTACAGGCAGAAGAGGCCAGGGTTTTACCCTACAGTGAAGGAGCGGTTGCTGAGGCCTTTGGACGGAAGAGTCCCCTTGTATTTATCGGGGCTCTGGGGATTGCTGTTCGGGCCATCGCCCCCTATCTAAGGGATAAATATCGGGATCCACCGGTAGTAGTTATAGATGAGGCGGGCCGTTTTGTTATCAGCCTGGTCTCTGGCCACCTGGGTGGGGGAAACGAGCTGGCCCAGGATCTGGCTGCCTATCTTAAGGCCATACCTGTAGTGACAACAGCCTCTGATGTCCGGGGGCTTCCGGCCCTAGATGTCTGGGCCCGTTCTCAGGGATTGGTAGTAGAGAACTGGTGGGCCATGCGTCGGGCCCAGGCCCTTTTGGTCCAGAAAAGATCCCTTTTGGTTTATAAAGAGATCTCTGGTCTGGAGCTTCCCCTGGGGCTTGAGCCGACGGCCTGGCCAGAGACAGCCCAGGTGATCATCTCCTTCCGTCCCGGCCTGGGACGGTCCCAGGCCCTGAGACTCTATGCCAAGGTTTTGGCTATTGGTGTGGGGGTTAACCGGGGTACCCGGGCCGAGGAGGTGATCGAGGCCATTGAGACGGTCTTTCGGGAGCATGATCTCTGTCTGGCCTCAGCCGCTGTTATGGCCTCGGCCTGGGTTAAAAAAGATGAGCCAGGTCTCTATGAGGCAGCCCGGGCCCTTGATCTACCAATTAAGTTTTTCTCTCGGGAGGAGATTGTCTCTGTCCCCGTTAAGAAGCCCTCAGCAGCGGTAGTCGCCGCCATTGGAGTGCCAGCGGTGGCTGAACCCTGTGCCCTTTTAGCCAGTGGGGCTAAGGAGATACTGGTGCCTAAAGTCAAAAAGGGAAACGTCACCGTGGCCGTAGCCCGATCCTCCAGCCCCCTTCTTGCCAGATCCGCCGGTCTCTAATAACTTGGCCTTCATGGCGGGTAAGATTTACGTTGTTGGTTTAGGCCCTGGTTCGGAGATGGAAATGACCTGTGAGGCTCAGGAGGCCTTGAGACGGGCGGAGGTTATTGTGGGTTACCATACCTATCTCCGGCTTATCCCGGGCTACTTAAAGGGCAAGGAAGTCTTCGGTAGCGGTATGCGTCAGGAAATCGTTCGTTGTCGCCGGGCCCTTGAGCTGGCCGCCTCGGGACGGACGGTAGCTGTAGTCTCAAGCGGAGACCCTGGAGTCTACGGTATGGCCGGTCTTGTCCTTGAGCTGATAGCCCAGCAGGGGCCAGAGGTGGAGGTGGAGGTTGTGGCCGGGGTTCCGGCCCTTTCTTTCTGTGCCGCCCGTCTTGGAGCCCCTTTAATGCACGACTTTGCGGTAATCTCTCTCTCTGATCTGCTCACCCCCTGGGAGCTTATTCTGCGTCGTATCGAGGCGGCAGCGGCGGCCGACTTTGTCATTGTCATTTATAATCCCCGAAGCAGTAAGCGACAGAGACATCTTCTTGAGGCCCGGGAGCAAATTCTGCGTCATCGCTCACCTCAGACCCCGGTAGGTTTGGTGCGGGCGGCAGGAAGACCAGCGGAGGAGGTCTCCATTTGTACCCTGGAGGGGCTTGAGCCAGAACAGGTGGACATGCAGACTACTCTTATCGTGGGAAACTCTCAGACTTTTGTCTGGAAGGGGCGAATGATCACTCCTCGTGGCTACCGACTGCCATCTTGAGACTAATCAAAGTAGACAGAAAGAGTCAGGTCCTAAAGAAACCAGACTTTAAGTGTCTTAGGGGAATTCCGACCATAAACATCACCCGGGGGTGCTGGCACCGCTGTGTTTATTGTTATGCTCGCTCTTTTCCCCAGACTCCAAGCTCTGAGGTCTGGCTCTATCAGAATCTTCCCCAGCGCCTGAGAGAAGAGCTGAGGGCCGGCTTGAGAAGAGGGACTCTTCCGGCCTGGGTAGCCTTTTCTACGGCTTCAGACTGCTTTCAGCCCCTGGCGCCTGTCTTGGATGTCTGCTACCAGACTATGGCCCTCCTCCTTGAGAGCGGGGTGGGGGTTTCATTCCTCACCAAGGGGGTGATTCCCCGGAGATTTTTGGAACTCTTTAAGGGCTACCCGGGTAAGGTTTTTGCCCGGATAGGGTTGGTTTCTGTAAGCCATGACTACTGGCGTCTTTTTGAGCCTCGGGCGGCTCCTCCGGCTCAAAGACTGCTTAACCTCGCCAGCCTTGTGGAGGCCGGTCTGGAGGTCTCTGTTCGGATAGATCCTATAATTCCCGGGGTTACTGATCATCCAGAGCGCATGGAACAACTCTTCCGAAGGCTGGCCTCGCTGGGGGTGCGAGAAGTCTCGCTGAGCTATCTGGTTCTAAGGCCAGGGGTCAAACGTCAGATGATTCGGGCCTTGCCTCATCCCCTTTGGAGGGCTATTGAGGTCCACTTTCGAGGCCAACCCTGGCAGAAGGTAATTACTTCGGCCACCACCAAGCTTGTCCGGAAACCCTGGCGTCTCCACAGACTTCGACTCTTTGCGGAGATCGGCCGTTTCTATCACCTAGAGGTTAAAGTCTGCGGCTGCAAGAACCCGGATCTGCCTTTCAGCTCCTGTGATCCCTGGCCAGCCTTAGGTGAATCGCGCCTTCAGCTCGGACTTTTTGATCCCGGAGACCACGTTGACAGGAGCCCCTCCGACCATTAGTAAGATTACTGATGATTCAGATTCCAGATCTTCCTGAAAGAGCTCATAAAATTCTCTGGGCAGTGGTGGAAATATATGTCCAGACAGCCGAGCCGGTGGGATCCCGGGCGGTAGCCAAAAGGCCAGAGATCGGGTGCTCTCCGGCCACCGTGCGAAACATTATGGCCGATCTGGAAGAGCTGGGGCTTCTCTACCAGCCCTATACCTCGGCTGGCCGGGTTCCTACTGAGGCCGGATTTCGTTACTATATTCGCTTTATTCTCCAGTTTCGACGCCTTGATTCAGAAGATCTGGAGACCATCGAAGAGACTCTGAGCAAGCAACCTATTGAAGATATCACCGCCCTTCTTAAGGGGGCTAGTCGCCTTCTTTCCCAGCTCTCCGGCCACACCGCTGTAGTCTTGTCACCCAGGGTGGGGCTTGAGAACCTGCGTCACGTGGAGTTTGTCCGCCTTAAAGAGGGGACCGTTCTGGTCATCTGCGTGGGTGAGGCCGGACAGGTGCAGAACCGACTCATTGAACTAAATGGAGATGTTTCTCAGGAGGGGCTGGATCGCTTTGCCCATTACCTGAATGAAAAGCTTGAACGCCTTTCCCTCCTTGAGGCCCGGGAAGAGATCCTTAAGGAAATGGAGGAAGAAAAGCGCCTCTTTGAGGGCCTCTATCAGGGGCTGGTCTCCTTAAAGGCCGGTGAAGAGCTCATCGTGGAGGGTAGCACCCGCCTTCTTGAGCACCCCGAGTTTAAACGCTTGGAGAAGCTGAGGGCGGTCCTCAAGGCCCTGGAGGAGAAGACGGTCCTTATTGAGATTCTGGACAAATGTTTTGCTGCTAAAGGGGTTCAGATTTTCATCGGTTCTGAAAGTAGCCTCGGAGACCTTAAAGACATCGGACTTATTGTCTCCCCTTACCGCAAGAGTGACCATCCGGTAGGGTCCCTGGGCATTTTAGGCCCCATGCGTATGGACTATGCCCGGGTGGTCCCCTTGGTAGAACATACGGCCAAGGTTTTAAGCCGCCTTCTGGACAAAGTTGCCCTCTAGTCTTAACTTTTTTGCCGGCTCAAAAAAAGAGCTTTTGGAGGCCCAAGGGCAGAAGATAGCGTTTAAAAATGGGTAAGGTATATCATCTTTTTAGGAAAGGACCACCAGCTATGAGCGAGGTTAAAAAAGAAAACCATCAAGAAAAAGAAAAGGAATCTCTACAGGGGCAGACTGAAGCCCATCCTGAGGCCGGGGAACAGAGCTTAGAGGAACAGCTCAAAGCGGCCCAGCTGGAGGCCAAAAGATACTATGATCAAATGCTCCGCCTGGCCGCTGAGCTGGAAAACTTTAAAAAACAGGTTCGCCGCGAGAAGGAGGAGTATGCCAAGTATGCCCTGGAGGGGTTTGTCAGGGAGCTTTTGCCTTTTGTGGATAATCTTGAGCGGGCCCTGGAGCATGCTCAAAGACAGGCCGATGTGGAAAGTCTTATCCAGGGGATTGAGCTTACCTTAAAGGGATTTCTTAAGACCTTAGAGAAGTTTGGTCTTACCCAGTTTGAGGCCGTGGTGGGTGAGACCTTCAATCCGGAGATCCACGAGGCCTTAATGGTGGAAGAAACCCATGAGCACGAAGAAGGGGCGGTGGTCAAGGGCCTGCAGAAGGGTTATCGTTTGCATGAGAGGGTCTTAAGGCCCGCTCTGGTAGTGGTAGCCAAGAAACCAAAAGAAGATCAACCCTCCCAGAAAGATTAAATCTGGGGGTGAAGAATTTTGCTGAGTTTAGGAGGAGATAAAGATGACTGAGAAGAAAGATCTTCATAAGGCAATAGGTATAGATCTGGGAACCACGAACTCCTGTGTGGCCATGATGGAGGGGGGAGAGCCCAAGGTAATTGTCAACCAGGAGGGCCAGAGGACAACTCCCTCGGTGGTGGCCTTTACTGAGAGCGGTGAGATTCTGGTAGGGCTTTTGGCCAAACGTCAGGCCATTACCAACCCGGAGAATACCATTTTTGGGATCAAACGCCTCATGGGGCGGAAGTTCAACGACCCCATGGTCCAGGAATGGATGAAGAGGGTCCCTTACAAGATCGTTGAGGCCCCTAATGGCGATGCCCACGTGGAGGTCCGCGGTAAGCGCTACAGTCCTCCTGAGATCTCGGCCATGATCCTCCGCAAAATGAAGCAGACCGCCGAAGACTATATCGGCCAGGAGGTTAAAGAGGCCGTTATCACGGTGCCGGCCTATTTTGATGACTCCCAGCGGCAGGCCACCAAAGATGCCGGTCGTATCGCCGGCATTAATGTCCTGCGGATCATCAACGAACCCACAGCGGCCTGTCTGGCTTACGGACTGGACAAAAAGAAAGAGGGACGGATTGCGGTGTTTGATCTCGGAGGCGGTACCTTTGATATCTCCATCCTGGAGATTGGGGAAGGGGTCTTTGAGGTTAAATCAACCTCTGGAGACACCTTCTTGGGTGGAGAAGACTTTGACATGCGTCTGGTGGACTACATCGCCCAGGAGTTCCAAAAGGAGCACGGTATAGACCTCCGACAGGATCGGATGGCCCTTCAGCGTCTGAAGGAGGCTGCTGAAAAGGCCAAGATCGAACTTTCCACGGCGATGGAGACCGAAATTAATCTGCCCTTTATTACTGCCGACACCAGTGGTCCCAAACACCTGGTGATGAAGATTACCCGGGCCAAACTGGAGAGCCTGGTAGAGGATCTTATTGCCAAACTTGAGCCCCCTTGCCGCCAGGCCTTAAGCGATGCTGGTCTTACCCCCCAGGATATCGATGAGGTGATTCTGGTAGGTGGTATGACCCGGATGCCCCGGGTGCAGCAAAAGGTCAAGGAAATCTTTGGTCGCGAGCCAGCCAAGGGGGTCAATCCCGATGAGGTGGTGGCCATGGGGGCGGCTATTCAGGCCGGGGTCCTAAAGGGAGAGGTCAAAGATGTTCTCCTTCTTGACGTGACCCCGCTTTCTCTGGGTATTGAGACTCTGGGTGGAGTCTTTACGGTGATAATCCCTCGGGGCACAACTATTCCCACCCGCAAGAGTCAGATTTTCACCACTGCGGCCGACAACCAGACCTCAGTGACAGTGCACGTTCTTCAAGGAGAGCGGCCTATGGCCGCTGATAATAAGAGTATTGGCCGCTTTGATCTGGTGGGTATCCCTCCGGCTCCTCGGGGGGTGCCTCAGATCGAGGTTACCTTTGACATCGATGCTGATGGTATCCTCCACGTGACAGCCAAGGATCTAGCCACAGGCAAGGAGCAGTCTATTGTCATTAGGCCCTCCTCAGGGCTTACGGAGGAGGAGATCGAGCGAATGGTCAAAGAGGCCGAGGCCCATGCCGAGGAGGATCGTCGCAAGCGCGAACTTATCGAGGCCCGTAACCAGGCCGACACCCTTATCTACTCCACAGAAAAATCTCTTCAGGAGTTGGGCGACAAGGTTGATCCCGCCCTGCGCCAGGAGATCGAAGAGAAAATCAAGGAGCTCCGTCAGGCCATGGAGGGTAATGATCCGGCAGCTATCCGTCAGGCCTCTGAGGCCCTGACCAGAAGCAGTCATCGCTTGGCGGAAATGATCTACCAGAAGACAGCTCAAGCCGGTGGAGGTGCTCAGGCTGGAGGCCCTCAGGCCGGAGAGTCGGCTGCCGGAGGTCAATCTGGTGGCCAGTCTGGAGGTGATGAGGTCATTGACGCTGACTTTGAAGAAATGAAATAATCTTTTCAGAGGCAGGGCTTTGGGCCCTGCCTTTTGTTTTTTATGAACAAATCAGACCTGGTCAGAGAATTGGCTGAGAGGACAGGCCTTTCCCGGAGACAGGTCCGGGAAGCGGTGGAGACTATTCTGGAGGCTATTGCCGCTGCCCTGGAGAGAGGAGAAGGTCTGGAGATAAGGGGTTTTGGTTCCCTGAGAGTCAGGAATCGGCGGGCCTACCGGGGGAGAAATCCTCGAACCGGGGAGAGCATCTCCGTGGCCCCCAAGAAGGTAGCTCTTTTTCGCTGTGGCAGGGAGATTAAAGAGGGGCTCAAGCGTCTGGATCTAGGCCCTCCGGAGTAGGGTGACTGTCTCTAAGTGAAAGGTCTGGGGGAACATGTCAAAGGGTTTGACATGGGACACCTGATAACCGACCTCCTGAA from Thermosulfuriphilus ammonigenes encodes the following:
- the hemA gene encoding glutamyl-tRNA reductase, translating into MAAGQAKPDIALLGLNHRTAPIEVRERLAFAHCEAPPLELLRRLSRIQEVIFLSTCNRVEVIFTSSSPQEAAEEIKDLFASANKVSRELFESCLYFLKGREAIRHVFRVASSLDSMVLGEPQILGQLKEAYRAAANHRTTGVILNRLMHKTFFVAKRVRTETGIASHAVSISYAAVELARKIFGDLSGKTSLLIGAGEMAELAAQHLLTQGVSNITVANRTFERAVELAQRFQGQPARLEEVPDWLLKVDIVISSTGAPGYIITYDQVKGIMRPRRMRPLFFIDIAVPRDIEPEVNRIDNVYVYDIDDLKTVVEENRSQREKEALRAERIIEEEILKFYAWLEGLDVVPTIKSIRAKAEEIRKRELAKTLAHIGDQLSPEQVKAIEVLTCSIVNKILHDPIIFLKNRYHQDGSLVVDMARKLFNLNGDQPLKPLPPLVRLKGQDEEEIDRPG
- a CDS encoding single-stranded DNA-binding protein; translated protein: MGRGSVNKVILIGHLGADPEIRYTADGTPVATFRLATNETWTGKNGQREERTEWHRIVAFGKLAEICGEYLSKGRQVYIEGRLQTRSWEDREGVKRYTTEIVATAMQMLDSRGSTPEVQAEPSVDLSAPEEDIPF
- a CDS encoding bacterio-opsin activator, with protein sequence MVPVVVQPQEIKDFDVDELAIRVFLKALELLGGPRKLILYRNLTWLTSLMEAAYAVVLAEEALKTEDDIAEFLGLTRQTVRNILRADPELVMKKLSGELEERGLKAHTAGGLAKLAYEEIKKGNEALVFFSQVIREGGKILGIGWPAEVLARIKGLDFPLPSALVSERLRGLIVKERDLGELVAALGPEIRNPRELLHLLAEKLREET
- a CDS encoding cobalt-precorrin 5A hydrolase; this translates as MFILYVTSGGRDLAERLALQAEEARVLPYSEGAVAEAFGRKSPLVFIGALGIAVRAIAPYLRDKYRDPPVVVIDEAGRFVISLVSGHLGGGNELAQDLAAYLKAIPVVTTASDVRGLPALDVWARSQGLVVENWWAMRRAQALLVQKRSLLVYKEISGLELPLGLEPTAWPETAQVIISFRPGLGRSQALRLYAKVLAIGVGVNRGTRAEEVIEAIETVFREHDLCLASAAVMASAWVKKDEPGLYEAARALDLPIKFFSREEIVSVPVKKPSAAVVAAIGVPAVAEPCALLASGAKEILVPKVKKGNVTVAVARSSSPLLARSAGL
- the cobJ gene encoding precorrin-3B C(17)-methyltransferase, producing the protein MAGKIYVVGLGPGSEMEMTCEAQEALRRAEVIVGYHTYLRLIPGYLKGKEVFGSGMRQEIVRCRRALELAASGRTVAVVSSGDPGVYGMAGLVLELIAQQGPEVEVEVVAGVPALSFCAARLGAPLMHDFAVISLSDLLTPWELILRRIEAAAAADFVIVIYNPRSSKRQRHLLEAREQILRHRSPQTPVGLVRAAGRPAEEVSICTLEGLEPEQVDMQTTLIVGNSQTFVWKGRMITPRGYRLPS
- a CDS encoding SPL family radical SAM protein, whose amino-acid sequence is MRLIKVDRKSQVLKKPDFKCLRGIPTINITRGCWHRCVYCYARSFPQTPSSEVWLYQNLPQRLREELRAGLRRGTLPAWVAFSTASDCFQPLAPVLDVCYQTMALLLESGVGVSFLTKGVIPRRFLELFKGYPGKVFARIGLVSVSHDYWRLFEPRAAPPAQRLLNLASLVEAGLEVSVRIDPIIPGVTDHPERMEQLFRRLASLGVREVSLSYLVLRPGVKRQMIRALPHPLWRAIEVHFRGQPWQKVITSATTKLVRKPWRLHRLRLFAEIGRFYHLEVKVCGCKNPDLPFSSCDPWPALGESRLQLGLFDPGDHVDRSPSDH
- the hrcA gene encoding heat-inducible transcriptional repressor HrcA, whose translation is MIQIPDLPERAHKILWAVVEIYVQTAEPVGSRAVAKRPEIGCSPATVRNIMADLEELGLLYQPYTSAGRVPTEAGFRYYIRFILQFRRLDSEDLETIEETLSKQPIEDITALLKGASRLLSQLSGHTAVVLSPRVGLENLRHVEFVRLKEGTVLVICVGEAGQVQNRLIELNGDVSQEGLDRFAHYLNEKLERLSLLEAREEILKEMEEEKRLFEGLYQGLVSLKAGEELIVEGSTRLLEHPEFKRLEKLRAVLKALEEKTVLIEILDKCFAAKGVQIFIGSESSLGDLKDIGLIVSPYRKSDHPVGSLGILGPMRMDYARVVPLVEHTAKVLSRLLDKVAL
- the grpE gene encoding nucleotide exchange factor GrpE, whose translation is MSEVKKENHQEKEKESLQGQTEAHPEAGEQSLEEQLKAAQLEAKRYYDQMLRLAAELENFKKQVRREKEEYAKYALEGFVRELLPFVDNLERALEHAQRQADVESLIQGIELTLKGFLKTLEKFGLTQFEAVVGETFNPEIHEALMVEETHEHEEGAVVKGLQKGYRLHERVLRPALVVVAKKPKEDQPSQKD
- the dnaK gene encoding molecular chaperone DnaK, yielding MTEKKDLHKAIGIDLGTTNSCVAMMEGGEPKVIVNQEGQRTTPSVVAFTESGEILVGLLAKRQAITNPENTIFGIKRLMGRKFNDPMVQEWMKRVPYKIVEAPNGDAHVEVRGKRYSPPEISAMILRKMKQTAEDYIGQEVKEAVITVPAYFDDSQRQATKDAGRIAGINVLRIINEPTAACLAYGLDKKKEGRIAVFDLGGGTFDISILEIGEGVFEVKSTSGDTFLGGEDFDMRLVDYIAQEFQKEHGIDLRQDRMALQRLKEAAEKAKIELSTAMETEINLPFITADTSGPKHLVMKITRAKLESLVEDLIAKLEPPCRQALSDAGLTPQDIDEVILVGGMTRMPRVQQKVKEIFGREPAKGVNPDEVVAMGAAIQAGVLKGEVKDVLLLDVTPLSLGIETLGGVFTVIIPRGTTIPTRKSQIFTTAADNQTSVTVHVLQGERPMAADNKSIGRFDLVGIPPAPRGVPQIEVTFDIDADGILHVTAKDLATGKEQSIVIRPSSGLTEEEIERMVKEAEAHAEEDRRKRELIEARNQADTLIYSTEKSLQELGDKVDPALRQEIEEKIKELRQAMEGNDPAAIRQASEALTRSSHRLAEMIYQKTAQAGGGAQAGGPQAGESAAGGQSGGQSGGDEVIDADFEEMK
- a CDS encoding HU family DNA-binding protein, with amino-acid sequence MNKSDLVRELAERTGLSRRQVREAVETILEAIAAALERGEGLEIRGFGSLRVRNRRAYRGRNPRTGESISVAPKKVALFRCGREIKEGLKRLDLGPPE